The nucleotide sequence TGGGCATCCAATTATGAAATAGATGAGATAAATATCTTGCAGGCAACTTTTTTGGCAATGGAAAGAGCTTATGAAGGCCTTTATTTAAAACTTCAAGAATTCTGTAAATTAAACAATGATAAATTTATAGAACCGGATATTATTGTTGATGGTAACTTTATTCCCAATATTAAAAATTGCTCTTCGATTAAAGCTCTCGTAAAGGCTGATGATTCCGTTTATGAGGTTATGGCTGCTTCTATTTTAGCAAAGACTGCAAGGGATAAAATGATGATACGCTACTCTTGGCTTTATCCGGAATACGGATATGAAAAACACAAGGGTTACGGAACAAAAAAGCACATAGAAGCAATTAGATTTAACGGCTATAGTCCGATTCAGCGCAGATCTTTTTTTGTAAAAAATTTGTAAAAATATTTATAAATAGCTTACTTGTATTATTTATAAAAAAATGTTAATCTTATTGTAGTTATTTACAATAAAAAAGTATTTGTGAGGAGTAACAAATTGAATCCTTTTGATATTATGAAAAATGCAAAAGAAATCCAAGCAAAAATTGCTAATATTAAATCAGACCTTGATCAAGAAGTTGTTGAAGGTGTATCGGGCGGAGGTCTTGTAAAAATCCGCTTAAAAGGCAGTTTTGAAGTTGAATCTATCTTTCTTGATCCTATAGCTGTAGATAATCGTGATGTTCCTATGCTTCAGGATTTAGTCAGGGCTGCTCATAATGATGCAGTGGCAAAACTAAAGGAGCTTTTACAAAATAAACTTGGGCCCCTTGCAAGTCTTGCAGGCGGTTTACCTTTTTAAAAGAGGTATTAAATTAGATGAATGCTATTGATTCCGTTATAGACTCATTTTCCCGCCTTCCCGGTATAGGTCATAAGAGTGCTGCCCGCATCGCCTATCATCTTCTAAAACAAGGGCCTGCGGATGCCTTGCGTTTAGCGGAAGCTGTTTCTACCTTACACGAGAAAATTCATCCTTGTACTATATGCGGTTCTTATACGGAAGATGAGATTTGTTCTATTTGTGCGGATGAAACAAGGGATAGGGCAACTATCTGTGTAGTAGGCTTTCCTCAGGATGTGAATACAATTTCTTCAATCCCCGAATATAGAGGATTGTTCCATGTTTTGGGCGGACTTATAGCTCCCCTTGAAGGTATAGGCCCCGATCAATTACATATAAGCGAGCTTATCAGACGTATTCATGAAGGCGGAATTACCGAGGTTATTCTTGCAACCAACCCTACGATTGAAGGCGATACTACGGCCCTGTACATTCAAAAAATATTGCAGGACCTGCCTGTTAATATAACGAGGCTTGCCTCAGGCTTACCTGTCGGAGGCGATTTGGAATATGCCGATCGTTTGACCCTTGCAAGGAGTTTAAACGGCCGCATTAAATTTTAATTTTTATGGGAGAATAA is from Treponema denticola and encodes:
- a CDS encoding YbaB/EbfC family nucleoid-associated protein — its product is MNPFDIMKNAKEIQAKIANIKSDLDQEVVEGVSGGGLVKIRLKGSFEVESIFLDPIAVDNRDVPMLQDLVRAAHNDAVAKLKELLQNKLGPLASLAGGLPF
- a CDS encoding ribonuclease HII yields the protein MLCGIDEAGRGPLAGPVTAAAVILPSSFDFSILKDSKKLTEKKREEVRKTIYADPNVIWAIGWASNYEIDEINILQATFLAMERAYEGLYLKLQEFCKLNNDKFIEPDIIVDGNFIPNIKNCSSIKALVKADDSVYEVMAASILAKTARDKMMIRYSWLYPEYGYEKHKGYGTKKHIEAIRFNGYSPIQRRSFFVKNL
- the recR gene encoding recombination mediator RecR, which translates into the protein MNAIDSVIDSFSRLPGIGHKSAARIAYHLLKQGPADALRLAEAVSTLHEKIHPCTICGSYTEDEICSICADETRDRATICVVGFPQDVNTISSIPEYRGLFHVLGGLIAPLEGIGPDQLHISELIRRIHEGGITEVILATNPTIEGDTTALYIQKILQDLPVNITRLASGLPVGGDLEYADRLTLARSLNGRIKF